The proteins below come from a single Nocardioides eburneiflavus genomic window:
- a CDS encoding SDR family oxidoreductase → MTTSGSYDFTGYQVLVVGGTRGEGHTIASSFAECGASVTVTGTMILRSLYESDLSAFDYESVNLARQESIDHLAGTVNHIDVLVLAASCNLPYGLPPGERAFVAEATRSGLLGPTFLTTRLRLKLGQSPALGGGCVVNTGAVTSWLQLAATPEAAQRELVESTARAGDNWAGLGVRVNSVLQAQRSVLPRQYAPGSTASGGSRAAGGTMVRTAQPRVGDAVADATLFLASSAAARITGQTLRIS, encoded by the coding sequence ATGACGACATCGGGGTCGTACGACTTCACCGGCTACCAGGTCCTCGTCGTCGGCGGCACACGAGGCGAGGGCCACACCATCGCCTCCTCGTTCGCCGAGTGCGGCGCCTCCGTGACCGTCACGGGCACGATGATCCTGCGCTCGCTCTACGAGAGCGACCTGTCGGCCTTCGACTACGAGTCGGTCAACCTGGCGCGCCAGGAGTCGATCGACCACCTGGCCGGCACGGTCAACCACATCGACGTGCTGGTGCTCGCCGCGTCGTGCAACCTTCCCTACGGCCTGCCGCCCGGGGAGCGGGCCTTCGTGGCCGAGGCGACCCGGTCGGGCCTCCTGGGCCCGACCTTCCTGACCACCCGCCTTCGTCTCAAGCTCGGCCAGAGCCCGGCCCTGGGCGGCGGCTGCGTCGTCAACACCGGCGCGGTGACGTCGTGGCTGCAGCTCGCGGCGACGCCCGAGGCCGCCCAGCGCGAGCTCGTCGAGTCCACCGCGCGCGCGGGCGACAACTGGGCCGGTCTCGGGGTGCGGGTCAACTCGGTGCTCCAGGCCCAGCGGTCCGTGCTGCCGCGCCAGTACGCCCCGGGCTCGACGGCGTCCGGCGGCAGCCGGGCCGCGGGCGGCACGATGGTCCGCACCGCGCAACCGCGCGTGGGCGACGCCGTGGCCGACGCGACGCTGTTCCTGGCGAGCAGTGCCGCCGCGCGC
- a CDS encoding GtrA family protein, with protein MGSRGAVLSTRHRRNVALLVRFGAVGASGVVVNLLTLVLLRRIGPHFDDAVVALGATDYNLRWYHVYSTAAFLVANLSNFQLNRTWTFRTTRAASWTREYWPFLAVGLGVQVVGLALLTLLMHPHSPVSLPREVFDDSSGLRNRLYWSQLVVIALVTPLSFVLNKLWTFAAVRSWRLDLRT; from the coding sequence ATGGGATCCCGTGGCGCGGTGCTGTCGACGCGTCACCGGCGCAACGTCGCACTCCTCGTACGCTTCGGCGCGGTCGGGGCGTCCGGGGTCGTGGTCAACCTCCTCACCCTGGTCCTCCTGCGCCGGATCGGCCCGCACTTCGACGACGCCGTGGTCGCCCTCGGCGCCACTGACTACAACCTGCGCTGGTACCACGTCTACTCCACCGCCGCGTTCCTCGTCGCGAACCTGTCCAACTTCCAGCTCAACCGCACGTGGACCTTCCGGACCACCCGGGCGGCCTCCTGGACGCGCGAGTACTGGCCGTTCCTCGCCGTGGGGCTCGGGGTGCAGGTGGTGGGCCTCGCCCTGCTCACGCTCCTCATGCACCCGCACTCCCCCGTCAGCCTGCCGAGGGAGGTCTTCGACGACTCCTCCGGCCTGCGCAACCGCCTCTACTGGTCCCAGCTCGTCGTGATCGCGCTCGTCACGCCGCTGTCGTTCGTGCTCAACAAGCTGTGGACCTTCGCCGCCGTACGCTCGTGGCGCCTCGACCTCCGCACGTGA
- a CDS encoding co-chaperone YbbN → MTQQPFSRPGAIDLSGLGQPAPPAGAPTGRPAAQAGGASYSVVVDEQSFQGLLEQSMTAPVLLVFYSRTRMPESGQLADDLATVVEEHEGRYLLGLVDIDAAPQIAQAMQIPQIPLVVAVVDGRPMPLLQDPLPIDELRTALTQVGQQLTAQGITGRHQPRSSGTPASEGEEEVVDPRYAPAQDALAAGDVDAAVAEYQKLVDANPADVEAAGGLAIAKVMQRTQGVDLNAARAAAAENPDDVDAQTMVADLDMLGGHVEDAFTRLVNLVARTSDKDREKARDHLLGLFAAVGNDDPRVLAGRRDLASALF, encoded by the coding sequence ATGACGCAGCAGCCCTTCAGCCGTCCAGGTGCCATCGACCTCTCCGGGCTGGGGCAGCCCGCCCCGCCGGCGGGAGCCCCGACCGGCCGGCCCGCTGCCCAGGCGGGCGGGGCGTCCTACAGCGTGGTCGTCGACGAGCAGAGCTTCCAGGGCCTGCTCGAGCAGTCGATGACCGCGCCGGTGCTCCTGGTGTTCTACTCGCGCACCCGGATGCCGGAGAGCGGTCAGCTCGCCGACGACCTCGCCACGGTGGTCGAGGAGCACGAGGGCCGCTACCTCCTCGGTCTCGTCGACATCGACGCTGCGCCCCAGATCGCGCAGGCGATGCAGATCCCGCAGATCCCGCTCGTGGTCGCCGTCGTCGACGGCCGTCCGATGCCGCTGCTGCAGGACCCGCTGCCGATCGACGAGCTGCGCACGGCACTGACCCAGGTCGGCCAGCAGCTCACCGCCCAGGGCATCACGGGGCGCCACCAGCCCCGCTCGAGCGGGACTCCGGCGTCCGAGGGCGAGGAGGAGGTCGTCGACCCGCGCTACGCGCCCGCGCAGGACGCGCTCGCCGCCGGTGACGTCGACGCCGCGGTCGCCGAGTACCAGAAGCTCGTCGACGCCAACCCGGCCGACGTCGAGGCCGCGGGCGGTCTCGCCATCGCCAAGGTCATGCAGCGCACCCAGGGCGTCGACCTCAATGCGGCCCGCGCGGCCGCGGCGGAGAACCCCGACGACGTGGACGCCCAGACGATGGTCGCCGACCTCGACATGCTCGGTGGCCACGTCGAGGACGCCTTCACGAGGCTGGTCAACCTCGTCGCCCGTACGAGCGACAAGGACCGCGAGAAGGCGCGCGACCACCTGCTCGGCCTGTTCGCCGCCGTCGGCAACGACGACCCCCGCGTGCTGGCGGGCCGGCGGGACCTCGCCTCGGCGCTGTTCTGA
- the ppdK gene encoding pyruvate, phosphate dikinase: MTWVYDFAEGSKDQKDLLGGKGANLAEMTNLGLPVPPGFTISTETCRAYLALKETGEGGEPEGLGEEVTEHLAALEEAMGKKLGDADDPLLVSVRSGAKFSMPGMMETVLNVGLNDTSVGGLAARSESDRFAQDSYRRLLQMFGGTVLHVDSHLFSESLDEAKRAKGTDDDLDLDADDLRGVVESFKAIIREQTGRDFPQDPREQMDLAIRAVFDSWNTDRARLYRRQERIPEDLGTAVNVQAMVFGNFGMDSGSGVAFTRDPASGAQGEYGDYLQNAQGEDVVAGIRNTVSLADMAEIDRRSHDDLMGIMSRLERHYRDMCDIEFTVERGKLWMLQTRVGKRTPEAAFRIAVHMVDEGMIQMDEAVLRVTGEQLAQLMFPRFDESSERTLLATGMNASPGAAVGKAVFDSDTAVEWAARGEDVILVRKETNPDDLRGMVAARGILTSRGGKTSHAAVVARGMGRTCVCGAESLDVDTKGKQFTVRDGEVVREGDVISIDGTTGEVFAGAVPVADSVVVRHFEGEKLDDDLAHAVARIMAHADGARRLRVRTNADTPEDAARARRFGAQGIGLCRTEHMFLGERRELVEKLIVAEDEAGVEDALAALLPLQREDFAGILEEMDGLPVTIRLLDPPLHEFLPDLTELSVEVALAEERGEVDERAATLLTHVRRLHEQNPMLGLRGVRLGIQIPGLFLMQARAMAEAAADRMAVHGTPRPEIMVPLVASVRELEIVRADIERVIAEVEEDRGVKLDIAIGTMIELPRAAFLADRIAKRADFFSFGTNDLTQMAWGFSRDDVESSFFSRYFEHGIFDVSPFESLDQRGVGGMVEMGTTKGRETNPDLKIGVCGEHGGDPRSVHFFDEVGLNYVSCSPFRVPVARLEAGRSVLGKR, encoded by the coding sequence ATGACCTGGGTCTACGACTTCGCAGAGGGCAGCAAGGACCAGAAGGACCTCCTGGGCGGCAAGGGGGCCAACCTCGCCGAGATGACCAACCTCGGCCTGCCCGTCCCACCGGGCTTCACGATCTCGACCGAGACCTGTCGGGCCTACCTGGCCCTGAAGGAGACCGGGGAGGGAGGCGAGCCCGAGGGCCTAGGCGAGGAGGTCACCGAGCACCTCGCCGCGCTCGAGGAGGCGATGGGCAAGAAGCTCGGCGACGCCGACGACCCGCTCCTGGTGTCCGTGCGCTCGGGTGCCAAGTTCTCGATGCCGGGGATGATGGAGACCGTCCTCAACGTCGGTCTCAACGACACGTCCGTGGGCGGGCTCGCCGCCCGCAGCGAGTCCGACCGGTTCGCGCAGGACTCCTACCGACGGCTCCTGCAGATGTTCGGCGGGACCGTGCTGCACGTGGACTCCCACCTGTTCTCCGAGTCGCTCGACGAGGCCAAGCGGGCCAAGGGCACCGACGACGACCTCGACCTCGACGCCGACGACCTGCGCGGGGTGGTGGAGTCCTTCAAGGCGATCATCCGCGAGCAGACCGGCCGCGACTTCCCGCAGGACCCCCGCGAGCAGATGGACCTCGCGATCCGCGCGGTCTTCGACTCCTGGAACACCGACCGGGCGCGCCTCTACCGCCGCCAGGAGCGGATCCCGGAGGACCTCGGCACCGCGGTGAACGTGCAGGCCATGGTCTTCGGCAACTTCGGCATGGACTCCGGCTCCGGAGTGGCCTTCACCCGCGACCCGGCGAGCGGCGCCCAGGGCGAGTACGGCGACTACCTCCAGAACGCCCAGGGCGAGGACGTCGTCGCCGGCATCCGCAACACGGTGTCCCTCGCCGACATGGCCGAGATCGACCGGAGGTCCCACGACGACCTGATGGGGATCATGTCGCGGCTCGAGCGCCACTACCGGGACATGTGCGACATCGAGTTCACCGTCGAGCGCGGCAAGCTCTGGATGCTCCAGACCCGCGTCGGCAAGCGCACGCCCGAGGCCGCCTTCCGGATCGCGGTCCACATGGTCGACGAGGGCATGATCCAGATGGACGAGGCGGTCCTCCGCGTCACCGGGGAGCAGCTCGCCCAGCTGATGTTCCCCCGCTTCGACGAGTCCTCCGAGCGCACCCTCCTCGCCACCGGGATGAACGCCTCCCCCGGCGCGGCCGTCGGCAAGGCGGTCTTCGACTCCGACACGGCGGTGGAGTGGGCCGCGCGCGGCGAGGACGTGATCCTGGTCCGCAAGGAGACCAACCCCGACGATCTGCGCGGCATGGTCGCGGCCCGCGGCATCCTCACCAGCCGCGGCGGCAAGACCTCCCACGCCGCCGTCGTCGCCCGCGGCATGGGACGTACGTGCGTGTGCGGCGCGGAGTCGCTCGACGTCGACACCAAGGGCAAGCAGTTCACGGTGCGCGACGGGGAGGTCGTCCGCGAGGGCGACGTCATCTCCATCGACGGCACCACCGGCGAGGTGTTCGCCGGCGCCGTGCCCGTCGCCGACTCGGTCGTCGTGCGCCACTTCGAGGGCGAGAAGCTCGACGACGACCTCGCCCACGCGGTCGCCCGGATCATGGCCCACGCCGACGGTGCCCGCCGCCTGCGGGTGCGCACCAACGCCGACACCCCCGAGGACGCCGCCCGCGCCCGTCGCTTCGGCGCCCAGGGCATCGGCCTGTGCCGCACCGAGCACATGTTCCTCGGCGAGCGCCGCGAGCTGGTCGAGAAGCTGATCGTGGCCGAGGACGAGGCCGGCGTGGAGGACGCCCTCGCGGCGCTGCTGCCGCTGCAGCGCGAGGACTTCGCCGGGATCCTCGAGGAGATGGACGGCCTGCCGGTGACGATCCGGCTGCTCGACCCCCCGCTCCACGAGTTCCTCCCCGACCTCACCGAGCTCAGCGTCGAGGTAGCCCTCGCCGAGGAGCGCGGCGAGGTCGACGAGCGCGCCGCGACCCTGCTCACCCACGTACGCCGCCTCCACGAGCAGAACCCCATGCTCGGCCTCCGCGGCGTCCGACTCGGCATCCAGATCCCGGGCCTGTTCCTCATGCAGGCCAGGGCGATGGCGGAGGCTGCCGCCGACCGGATGGCCGTCCACGGCACGCCGCGGCCGGAGATCATGGTGCCGCTGGTCGCCAGCGTCCGGGAGCTCGAGATCGTCCGTGCGGACATCGAGCGGGTGATCGCGGAGGTCGAGGAGGACCGGGGCGTCAAGCTCGACATCGCGATCGGCACGATGATCGAGCTGCCGCGCGCGGCGTTCCTGGCCGACCGGATCGCCAAGCGGGCCGACTTCTTCTCCTTCGGCACCAACGACCTCACCCAGATGGCGTGGGGCTTCTCCCGCGACGACGTCGAGTCGTCGTTCTTCTCGCGCTACTTCGAGCACGGCATCTTCGACGTCTCGCCGTTCGAGTCGCTCGACCAGCGCGGCGTGGGCGGGATGGTCGAGATGGGCACGACCAAGGGCCGGGAGACCAATCCCGACCTCAAGATCGGCGTCTGCGGCGAGCACGGCGGAGACCCGAGGTCGGTCCACTTCTTCGACGAGGTCGGGCTCAACTACGTGTCGTGCTCGCCCTTCCGGGTGCCTGTGGCACGGCTCGAGGCCGGGCGTTCGGTCCTCGGGAAGCGGTAG
- a CDS encoding NUDIX hydrolase — MPAEQPTLTDGTVTLRPWRDEDVAEAVAGHDDEMALWFGWDPADVSEERHLAAISRWRERYRAGEQASFAVEHDDRLVGSVELTREGSAGARLSWALYAGRRGRGHAARAVRLLVDWAFADSEQGGWGLQRVEARIDPRNDRSRRVATRAGLRLEGVQRVTPGMGDRPDATSYLVFARLSTDPPLSDPESFRALLNSFLPRKRAISQMLVRDPEGRVLLCQLTYKRDWDLPGGVVEVGESPQVAVQREVEEELGLEVEPRGLLLTDWLPPWGGWDDAVCLVFDGGTLPHSALADVVMQEREIRDVRFCTLEEVDELAADFTARRVRAAVGGAQPYTESGR; from the coding sequence GACGGGACCGTCACGCTGCGACCGTGGCGCGACGAGGACGTCGCCGAGGCGGTGGCCGGGCACGACGACGAGATGGCCCTCTGGTTCGGGTGGGACCCGGCCGACGTCAGCGAGGAGAGGCACCTCGCGGCGATCTCGCGCTGGCGCGAGCGCTACCGGGCCGGCGAGCAGGCGTCCTTCGCCGTCGAGCACGACGACCGCCTGGTCGGCAGCGTCGAGCTGACCCGCGAGGGCAGCGCGGGAGCGCGGCTGAGCTGGGCCCTGTACGCCGGCCGCCGGGGCCGCGGCCACGCTGCGCGCGCCGTACGCCTCCTCGTGGACTGGGCCTTCGCCGACTCCGAGCAAGGAGGCTGGGGGCTCCAGCGGGTCGAGGCACGCATCGACCCGCGCAACGACCGGAGCCGCCGGGTGGCGACCCGGGCGGGCCTGCGACTCGAGGGCGTGCAGCGCGTGACGCCCGGCATGGGCGACCGTCCGGACGCGACGTCGTACCTCGTCTTCGCCCGGCTCTCCACCGACCCGCCCCTGTCCGACCCCGAGAGCTTCCGCGCCCTGCTCAACTCCTTCCTCCCGCGCAAGCGCGCAATCTCCCAGATGCTGGTGCGCGACCCCGAGGGCCGCGTGCTGCTGTGCCAGCTGACCTACAAGCGCGACTGGGACCTGCCCGGCGGGGTCGTCGAGGTCGGCGAGTCCCCGCAGGTGGCCGTGCAGCGCGAGGTCGAGGAGGAGCTCGGCCTCGAGGTCGAGCCGCGCGGCCTCCTGCTCACCGACTGGCTGCCCCCGTGGGGCGGCTGGGACGACGCAGTGTGCCTGGTCTTCGACGGCGGCACGCTGCCGCACTCGGCGCTGGCCGACGTCGTCATGCAGGAGCGGGAGATCCGCGACGTGCGGTTCTGCACGCTCGAGGAGGTCGACGAGCTCGCGGCCGACTTCACCGCGCGCCGGGTCCGCGCGGCGGTCGGCGGCGCCCAGCCGTATACGGAGTCCGGTCGCTGA